Sequence from the Desulfovibrio sp. X2 genome:
GAGTGCGACCACGAGACCTATTTTCGCGAGATATTCCCGGAGGTCTTCTCCGGCTTCGTGGACTGCGCGCGGGCCATCGCCCTGCTGCACGAGCACTGCGAGAAGCACGGCGACGTGCGGCGCGACCACATCCTGGTGGACGGCGACACGGGCGCGTACCGCTGGATCGACTTCGACTACAACTTCATGCACGGCGAGAACATCTACAGCCTGGACGTCTTCGGCCTGGGCAACGTGCTCGTCTTCCTGGCGGGCAAGGGCGACGTGCTGGTGCCGGAGCTCAAGCGCGACCGGCCGGAGATCTTCGAGAAGCTCTACTGGGAGGACCTCTCCCTGGTCTGGCAGAACCGGGTGGCCAACCTGGCCAAGGTCTTTCCCTACATTCCGGAGTCCCTGAACCGCATCCTGACCCAGTTCTCAAACAGCGCCACGCTGACCTACGAGCACGCCGGGCAGATGCTCGACGACCTCGAGGCGGCGCGCGCGGATCTCGGGAGGTAAGCCATGCCCCACAACACCCCCTTCCTGGCCAAGTCCATCCTCGTCGCGGTGGACGGCTCGGAGAACTCCCGGCGCGCGGTGGAGCACGTGGCCGCCGTGCTCGTCTGCTCGTGCGAGTTCATGGTCACCCTGCTGCACGTCATCGCGGAGCCGGACCCGGACTATTTCGACGACAGCCCGGCGCGCCGCCTTGAGTGGATGGGCAAGGAGCGCCGTGAGGCCGAGACCTATCTCGAGGAATACAAGAGGATACTGACCGGCGCGGGGCTGCCCTCCTCGCGGGTCACGGTCGAGGTCAAGGAGATGGACTGCCCGTCCATCGCGCAGTGCATCCTGGCGCAGCGCGAAAGCCTCGGCGCGGACATCATCGTGCTCGGCCGCCAGGGGCGCGGCGCGCGCGAGGAGCTGCTGCTCGGCAGCGTGTCCAAGCGCGTGGTCCACCACGCCCACAAGTGCGCCATCTGGATCGTGACCTAGGGCGCTTCGTCCCCGGCGGCCTGTGCCAGCAGATCGCGGACCTCCCCGTCCCCGGTCTGGGAGAAGTCGTCGTACCACTGCCCCACGGCGCGGAAGGGCTCGGGCGTGGCCAGGCAGACCACCTCGTCGGCGATCCTCTCGAGCGCCGCCAGGGTGTCCCGCGGGGCCACGGGCACGGCCACGACGATGGAAGCGGGCCTTGCCGCGCGCACGGCCTGGACCGCGGCCTGCATGGTCGACCCCGTGGCCAGGCCGTCGTCCACCAGGATCACGGTGCGGTCGTGCAGCACAAGGGGGCCGCGCCCTCCGCGATAGGCCTTCTCGCGGCGTACGAGCTCCGCCGATTCCCGCTTGCTGACCTCCTCCACCGAGCGCTCGGAGATGTTCAGGCCGTCGATGATGCCGTGGCGGAGCACCCTGGTCCCGCCCCCGGCCAGGGCGCCCATGGCGTACTCCTCGTTTCCCGGCACGCCGAGCTTGCGCACCACGAAGACGTCCAGGGGCGCGTCGAGCGCCAGGGCCACCTCGTAGGCCACGGGCACGCCGCCGCGCGGCAGGCCGAGGACCAGAAGCCCCGCCGTCCCCTTGAAGCGCGCGAGCGCCTGCGCCAGCTTGCGCCCGGCGTCGCGCCTGTCGATGAACATGCCCATGCGCATCCTCCCTGGCCCGGCACGGCTCACCCGGACGGACCGTCCGCCAGCAGATCGCGCAGCCTGGCCGCGTCGCGCGCGGCGAAGCCCTGCTGGTCGTTGTCGAAATAGCAGTACACGTCGCGCCCCTCCTCGAGCCAGGCGCGCGCGGCCCCGGCCCAGTCCGCCAGCTCCTCGTCCGCGTAGGAGCCCTGGTAGGCGTCGCCCGGGCCGTGCAGCCTAAGGTAGACGAAGGGCGCCGTGACCTCGCGGGGCGAGCGGTAGCCCGCCAGCTCGTAGATGCAGAAGGCCGCCCCGGCCTTTTCCAGGAGATCGAGCACGGACGGGACGATCCAGGAGCGGTCGCGCAGCTCGAAGGCGCAGCGCAGCCCCTCGGGCAGGACCGCGAGAAAGGCGCGCAGCCGCGGAAGGTTCAGGGACCAGCGCGGCGGGAGCTGGAAGAGCACGGGGCCGAGCGCCTCGCCGAATTCGCGGAGCACGGCGAAGAGCTTTCCCGTGCTCCGCCCGGGGGCCTTCAGCTTCTTCATGTGCGTGGCGTAGCGGCTGGCCTTGCAGGCGAAGACGAAGCCCGGCCCGGCCTGCTCGCGCCAGGCGCGCACGGTATGGGCCTCGGGCAGGCGGTAGAAGGTGGCGTTGACCTCCACGCTCCGGAAACGGCGCGCGTAGTAGCCGAGCTCGCCGTCCTGCCCGAGGTCCTCGGGATAGAAGGGGCCGTGCCAGTGCGCATAGCTCCAGCCGGAGGTGCCCACCAGGCAGCGGCCCCGGGCGCGCGCGGCGCTCGTCACTTGTGGCCCTCGTGGGGCTCGACCTCGAAGGAGACCTTGGCGTTCAGCCGGTAGAGGATGATGTGGCCGTCCTTGACCTTGGCATGCAGGTCCTCCACGTAGACGGACCTGACGTTGTGCACGGTCTTTGAGACCTCGCGCACCGCGACGGCGGCGGCGTCCTCCCAGCCCTTCTCGGACTGGGCCAGCACTTCGATGACCTTCACGACGGGCATGGCGTCCTCCTTTCGGGTTGCAGGATCTGCACCCCCTCCCGGAGGCCTGGACCACGGGTCCGGGCCCGCTGCGCCCGAAACGGCGGACAAACGGCCGCGCGCCGGGGACGGGCGCAGGGAGCCTCCTCCATAGCATGGTTTCAGGGATTTGCCACACCCTCGCGAGGCGCGGCAGAAGCGGACAGGAGCGTCCGCGATGCGAAGGCCCTCGGGCTAGTGCTGCTCCGGAGCCCTGGCGGGAGTCTGGGGGGTCTGGGGAGTCTGGGCCGCGGGCAGCGCCTGGCCCTTGGACAGGTTGTCCTCGAGCTCCTTGTTGATCTGGTCCAGGAACTTGGAGGTCTGGCGCAGGAGATCCTGAAGGTTCTTCCTGGCCACCTCCTGGGCCTCCTTGCCCAGCCGCTGCGCATCGGCGCCCGTGCGGGCCTGGAGCCCGGCCAGGGTCTTGCGCACGGTCTCCACGAGCAGCTTCACCTGCTCGCGCAGGGCGCTCAGCTGGTCGTGCATGCGCGCCGTGGTCCGGTCGGCCTTCTTCTGCAGCTCGTCCACCTGGGCCTTCAGGTCCTCCTGGGCGGCCTTGAGCGTGGCCATGTCCTCCTTCTGCTGCCGCGCCTCGGCGGCCTGCTCCGGCGTCTGGCGCATGGCGCAGCCCGCGGCCAGGAAGAGGCAGAGCAGCAGGCAGGCGAGGGCCCGAAGGGTCGTGAAAGCGCTCGGACGGACGGCCGCCGAGGCGGCGCGATGCGGTGCAGGGCGGCAAGCGGGCATACGGAAGACCTCCATGATCCTGGATCATGTCGCGGACAGAGGGTTCTGTCAAAAAGTTCCTGCGCGATTTTCATCTATCATTGCAGGACGCTTCGCCAGGTCGTAGAATGGCGTTCCGAGTATCGGACAATGTGCCCAGCGACCGGCGGGGCTGTGTCCGAGGGAAAGAGCCCAGAGGGGCTCCAAAGGAGCTGCTCATGCCCTGCATCCTGATAGTGGACGACGACCCCTTCGTGCGCGCGGCCCACCTGCGCAACCTGCAGCGCAAGGGCTACGAGGTCTGCGAGGTCGAGGACGGACATTCGGCCATAGAGCTCATGCGCGAGCGGCCGGTCGAGGCCGTGCTGCTCGACTTCATGCTCCCCGGCATGGACGGGCTGGAGACCTTCCTCAAGATGCGCTCCGTGTTCGGCGAGGACGGCCCGCCCGCCCTGATGATCACGGGCCAGGGCAGCATGCACCTGGCCGTGGAGTTCATGAAGGCCGGGGGCGCGGACTTCGTGGAGAAGCCAGTCACGGACTACGACATCCTGGACATCCGCCTGCGCCGGGCCATGGAGAACGCGCGCCTCAGGCGCCGCGGCAAGGAGGAGGAGATCCTGCGCAAGGCCGCGGAGGAGTCCGACCATCTGAAGGACACCTTCATCGGGCTCGTGGCCAAGGAGCTGAAGCGGCCGCTGGACGACGTGCTCTCCCTGGCCGAGCACATGGCCGAGGGGATCCAGGAGGGCACGTGCCCGGCCCTGGACGAGGCCGGACGCATGTTCGGCTCGCTCCTCGAGGTCTCCCGCGTGGTGGACGACATCCTCGAGCTGGCCGCGTCCGACGGCGTGGCCCCGCTCAAGCTCGCGCCCACGCTCCTCGTGGAGGTCATGCAGCGCATCCGCCCCGAGATCGAGGGCAAGAGCGCGGCCAAGGGGCTCGAGCTGCGCTGGATTGTGCCCGACATCCTGCCCCGGGTCATGGCCAACCCCGCCAAGCTGGCCGAGATCCTGCGCAAGCTCGCGGACAACGCGGTGAAGTTCACGGACAACGGCTTCGTGGAGGTGCGCGTGGAGAGCGACGGCAGCGACGTGCTCGTCTCGGTGCGCGACTCCGGCCCGGGCATCGCCCACGCGGACCAGCCCCGCGTCTACGGCCGCTTCGAGAAGCTGGCCCAGGCCCAGGAGAGCCCGGGCGCGGGCGTGGGACTGTTCATCGCCAAGCGGCTCGCCGAGCGCATGAAGGCCCGGCTGCGCCTGGAGAGCATGCCGGGCCAGGGCAGCGTCTTCTTCCTGATCCTGCCAGTGGCCGAATGACACCCGCACCTCCGTCCCGAGAACGACGAAACGGCCGCGCGCCCCTTTCCGGGCTGCGCGGCCGTTTCGCGTTTCGGATGTCTTTTCCCGTTCCGTCAGTCCGGCTGCGGGTCGCCCTTCTCCGTCGCCTCCTGCTCCATGGCGTGAGCCGTGACCAGCTGGCCGCAGGCGGCCTTGATGTCCTGCCCCTTGGAGCGGCGCAGGATGGTGGTCACGCCCTTGGCGCGCAGCAGGGACTCGAAGGCCAGCACGCGCTCCGGGTCCGGGGCCTCGTAGGGGCCGCCCTCGCTCGGGTTGTAGGCGATGAGGTTGACCTTGGACTTGAAGGTTGAGAGCAGGCGCACCAGGTCGCGCGCCTCGCGCTCCGAGTCGTTGACCCCGCCGATGAGGATGTACTCGATGGTCACGCGCTCGCGCGGCTTCAGGGGATAGTCGCGCAGCTCGGCCACGAGCCGGTCGAGCGGCATGGCCGCCGCGGCCCGGGGCATGATCTTCTCGCGCAGCCCTTGCGTGGGCGCGTGCAGGGAGACGGCCAGGAGCGCGGCCTCGGCCGTGCCCAGGCGCGCGAGGGTGCCGGGCAGCCCCACGGTGGACACGGTCACGCGGCGCTGGCCGATGCACAGCCCCTGCGACTCGCGCATGGTGGCGAGCGCGGTGAGCAGGGTGTCGAGGTTCTGCGTGGGCTCACCCATGCCCATGAACACGAGGTTTCGGAGCGTCATGCGCAGCTTTTCCCGCTCGATGTGCTCCTGCGCCGCCAGCACCTGGCCCAGGATCTCGCCCTGCGTCAGGTTGCGGTGAAAGCCCATGGTGCCGGTGGAGCAGAAGGTGCAGGCCATGGCGCAGCCCACCTGGGTGGACAGGCAGAGCGTGTAGTGCTCCCGCTCCGGGATGAGCACGGTCTCGATGAGCTCGCCGTCCGCGAGCCGGAGCAGGAACTTGACCGTACCGTCGCTGCTCGTGAGCACCTTGGCGGGCTCGGGCCGCGCGAGGCTGAAGGACTCCTCCAGGCGGCCGCGCAGGGCCTTGGAGACGTTGGACATCTCCGAAAAGGTGCGGACGCGCTTCTGCCAGATCCACTGGAAGACCTGGGCCGCCCGGAAGGCGGGCTCGCCGAGGTCCGCCACTGCCTCGCGCAGGGCGGGCAGGGAGAGGTCGAAGAGGCTTTGCTGCGTGAGATCCACTGTGTTTCCTGAATGCGGCCGCAGGGCGGCCCGGCACTGCCTAGACGATGCGCACGCCGCCCATGAAGTGGGCGCTGACGCGGCCGACCAGGGTGCTGCCCAGCCAGGGCGTGTTGCAGCTCTTGGAGTGCATGGTCTCGCGCGACGCGGTCCAGCGCACCTTGGGGTCGAAGACCACGATGTCCGCCGGGTCGCCGGGAGCGAAGCGGTTGGTCTCGATGCCGAAGACGCGGCCGGGCGCGTGGCTCATGGCGTCCACCAGGCGCTCCTCCGTGAGGATGCCGCCGGGCGTGAGCGACCAGACCAGGGAAAGCGCCGTGTCCAGGCCGGAGATGCCGCAGGGCGCGAGGTCGAACTCGACCTCCTTCTCGTGGTCCGCGTGCGGGGCGTGGTCCGTGGCCAGGATGTCCACGATGCCCGTGGCCAGGGCCTGGCGGAGGGACTCCACGTCGGCCAGGGTGCGCAGCGGCGGGTTGACCTTGGCCCTGGTGTCGTAGCCCTCGCAGGCCTGCTCGGTCAGCAGCAGGTAGTGCGGGCAGGTCTCGGCCGTGACGGCCACGCCGCGCGCCTTGGCGAAGGCGATGAGGTCCACCGAGGCCTTGCAGGAGACGTGGGCGATATGGATGGGCAGGCCCAGGCACTCGGCCATGAGCACGTCGCGCGCCACCTGGGAGGCCTCGGCCACCCACGGCTGGCCGCGCAGGCCGAGGCGCGCGCTGACCGCGCCCTCGTTCATGCCCGCGGCCGGGGCCATGGTCGGCTCCTCGCAGTGGTCGATGACGATGCGGCCGAAGGTCGCGGCGTACTCCACGGCGCGCCGGAAGAACTCGGCCGATGCCACGGGCATGCCGTCGTTGGAGAAGGCCGCGCAGCCCGCGGCCGCGAGGTCGGCCATGGGCGCGAGCTCGGTGCCGGAAAGCCCCTTGGAGAGCGCGCCGATGGGGTGGAGGAACGGCCCGGCCGGATGGCTCTTCCGGGCCGCGTCGAGCATGGCCTCGGTGATGGCCGCGTCGTCGTTCACGGGCTTGGTGTTGGCCATGCACATGACGTGGCCGAAGCCGCCGTGGGCGGCGGCGGAAAGTCCGGAGGGGATGTCCTCCTTGTACTCCTGGCCCGGGTCGCGCAGGTGCGTGTGGCAGTCCACCAGGCTCGGCAGCAGGATCTTGCCCGAGGCGTCCAGGACCTCGGCGCCCTCGAAGGCGCGCGTGGGGTCATGGGGCAGCACGTCGAGGATGCGGCCCTCGGCCGCGAGGCAGTCCACCAGGCAGTCGGCCGGGCGGTTCCTGGTGCCGCAGGCCAGGCGCGCGGCGCGGATGACGAGGTTTGCGCCGCTCATTGTGCGCCCTCCTTGCGGGT
This genomic interval carries:
- a CDS encoding serine/threonine-protein kinase gives rise to the protein MEQDAYRDLVLADMARLYPERDAARLKVLTDTTDFYRVNAGDAVVLDADHRYLMGNNTREGRFGLDDEVKYWVKRATDLATGERRIVKLAFFEHFDATVGGVRFECFRSPRKEARILELVRGHPHFMQGISLPDAAGNVVRVLEVIPGKSLPDRIFALECDHETYFREIFPEVFSGFVDCARAIALLHEHCEKHGDVRRDHILVDGDTGAYRWIDFDYNFMHGENIYSLDVFGLGNVLVFLAGKGDVLVPELKRDRPEIFEKLYWEDLSLVWQNRVANLAKVFPYIPESLNRILTQFSNSATLTYEHAGQMLDDLEAARADLGR
- a CDS encoding universal stress protein, translating into MPHNTPFLAKSILVAVDGSENSRRAVEHVAAVLVCSCEFMVTLLHVIAEPDPDYFDDSPARRLEWMGKERREAETYLEEYKRILTGAGLPSSRVTVEVKEMDCPSIAQCILAQRESLGADIIVLGRQGRGAREELLLGSVSKRVVHHAHKCAIWIVT
- a CDS encoding phosphoribosyltransferase — its product is MGMFIDRRDAGRKLAQALARFKGTAGLLVLGLPRGGVPVAYEVALALDAPLDVFVVRKLGVPGNEEYAMGALAGGGTRVLRHGIIDGLNISERSVEEVSKRESAELVRREKAYRGGRGPLVLHDRTVILVDDGLATGSTMQAAVQAVRAARPASIVVAVPVAPRDTLAALERIADEVVCLATPEPFRAVGQWYDDFSQTGDGEVRDLLAQAAGDEAP
- a CDS encoding DUF72 domain-containing protein, whose amino-acid sequence is MTSAARARGRCLVGTSGWSYAHWHGPFYPEDLGQDGELGYYARRFRSVEVNATFYRLPEAHTVRAWREQAGPGFVFACKASRYATHMKKLKAPGRSTGKLFAVLREFGEALGPVLFQLPPRWSLNLPRLRAFLAVLPEGLRCAFELRDRSWIVPSVLDLLEKAGAAFCIYELAGYRSPREVTAPFVYLRLHGPGDAYQGSYADEELADWAGAARAWLEEGRDVYCYFDNDQQGFAARDAARLRDLLADGPSG
- a CDS encoding dodecin family protein, with product MPVVKVIEVLAQSEKGWEDAAAVAVREVSKTVHNVRSVYVEDLHAKVKDGHIILYRLNAKVSFEVEPHEGHK
- a CDS encoding hybrid sensor histidine kinase/response regulator yields the protein MPCILIVDDDPFVRAAHLRNLQRKGYEVCEVEDGHSAIELMRERPVEAVLLDFMLPGMDGLETFLKMRSVFGEDGPPALMITGQGSMHLAVEFMKAGGADFVEKPVTDYDILDIRLRRAMENARLRRRGKEEEILRKAAEESDHLKDTFIGLVAKELKRPLDDVLSLAEHMAEGIQEGTCPALDEAGRMFGSLLEVSRVVDDILELAASDGVAPLKLAPTLLVEVMQRIRPEIEGKSAAKGLELRWIVPDILPRVMANPAKLAEILRKLADNAVKFTDNGFVEVRVESDGSDVLVSVRDSGPGIAHADQPRVYGRFEKLAQAQESPGAGVGLFIAKRLAERMKARLRLESMPGQGSVFFLILPVAE
- the rlmN gene encoding 23S rRNA (adenine(2503)-C(2))-methyltransferase RlmN, whose amino-acid sequence is MDLTQQSLFDLSLPALREAVADLGEPAFRAAQVFQWIWQKRVRTFSEMSNVSKALRGRLEESFSLARPEPAKVLTSSDGTVKFLLRLADGELIETVLIPEREHYTLCLSTQVGCAMACTFCSTGTMGFHRNLTQGEILGQVLAAQEHIEREKLRMTLRNLVFMGMGEPTQNLDTLLTALATMRESQGLCIGQRRVTVSTVGLPGTLARLGTAEAALLAVSLHAPTQGLREKIMPRAAAAMPLDRLVAELRDYPLKPRERVTIEYILIGGVNDSEREARDLVRLLSTFKSKVNLIAYNPSEGGPYEAPDPERVLAFESLLRAKGVTTILRRSKGQDIKAACGQLVTAHAMEQEATEKGDPQPD
- a CDS encoding dihydroorotase, which translates into the protein MSGANLVIRAARLACGTRNRPADCLVDCLAAEGRILDVLPHDPTRAFEGAEVLDASGKILLPSLVDCHTHLRDPGQEYKEDIPSGLSAAAHGGFGHVMCMANTKPVNDDAAITEAMLDAARKSHPAGPFLHPIGALSKGLSGTELAPMADLAAAGCAAFSNDGMPVASAEFFRRAVEYAATFGRIVIDHCEEPTMAPAAGMNEGAVSARLGLRGQPWVAEASQVARDVLMAECLGLPIHIAHVSCKASVDLIAFAKARGVAVTAETCPHYLLLTEQACEGYDTRAKVNPPLRTLADVESLRQALATGIVDILATDHAPHADHEKEVEFDLAPCGISGLDTALSLVWSLTPGGILTEERLVDAMSHAPGRVFGIETNRFAPGDPADIVVFDPKVRWTASRETMHSKSCNTPWLGSTLVGRVSAHFMGGVRIV